From a single Arachis hypogaea cultivar Tifrunner chromosome 3, arahy.Tifrunner.gnm2.J5K5, whole genome shotgun sequence genomic region:
- the LOC112769157 gene encoding uncharacterized protein, with product MSSNNKQALFKTVFTINGSCGCGKTKALEVHEPTPKPKISIHQNNTNTTINNPSSMASSFTTTSHNGAFSGAEDEDSSTTISESETTHEHISNNLIIPKRSPLMDTLAVEKDSSDPYHDFRHSMLQMIFEKEIESKDDLQDLLQCFLQLNAPHYHHIIVKAFNQICEEAFPEKVCTTTPSIDRRSSSCRNTFMVHKTCR from the coding sequence ATGTCTTCCAACAACAAACAAGCTCTTTTCAAAACTGTATTCACAATAAACGGTAGCTGTGGCTGCGGCAAAACAAAGGCCTTAGAGGTACACGAACCAACCCCAAAACCCAAAATCTCCATTCACCAGAACAACACAAATACAACAATTAACAACCCTAGCAGCATGGCTTCTTCATTCACCACTACTTCGCACAACGGTGCCTTCTCCGGCGCTGAGGACGAAGATTCCTCCACCACAATCTCTGAATCCGAAACCACCCATGAGCATATCAGCAATAACCTTATTATCCCCAAACGAAGCCCACTCATGGATACACTTGCAGTTGAGAAGGACTCTTCGGACCCATATCATGATTTCCGGCATTCCATGCTCCAAATGATCTTCGAGAAAGAGATTGAATCTAAGGATGATCTTCAGGATCTTCTTCAGTGTTTTCTTCAGCTGAATGCACCTCATTACCATCATATCATCGTTAAGGCCTTCAATCAGATATGTGAAGAGGCCTTCCCTGAGAAGGTTTGTACTACTACCCCTTCTATTGACAGAAGATCTTCCTCTTGTAGGAACACCTTCATGGTTCACAAGACTTGCCGCTGA